In Flavivirga abyssicola, the following are encoded in one genomic region:
- a CDS encoding sensor histidine kinase has protein sequence MYIVFGLIFCPLIPYIYDLWLGIAGKEILFDVFVKGLMVFSLDMIVISMFYSSQLANHWKKTIEKNEELKRENLISKFEVLKNQVNPHFLFNSLNTLSGIVEQKPKLAPDFIKKLSDIYRYVLEQSDKELVSIHDEMKFVKDYIFLSKMRFREALIFHSALPPKSNIQVAPLGLQMLVENAIKHNIVADDMPLKINISIEESFVVTNNNIQTKNTVISNKKTQGLENLKKRYTYLSNKPVQVIELDSEFIVKLPIIKL, from the coding sequence ATGTACATTGTTTTCGGGTTAATATTTTGCCCACTAATCCCATATATTTATGACCTTTGGTTGGGGATAGCTGGTAAAGAAATATTATTTGATGTATTTGTAAAAGGACTTATGGTATTTTCATTAGATATGATTGTAATTTCAATGTTTTATTCCTCTCAACTTGCAAACCATTGGAAAAAGACTATTGAAAAAAATGAAGAATTAAAAAGAGAAAACCTGATATCCAAATTTGAAGTATTGAAGAATCAAGTAAATCCACATTTTCTTTTCAACAGTTTAAACACACTTAGCGGAATAGTGGAACAAAAGCCTAAACTTGCCCCTGATTTTATAAAAAAACTTTCGGATATTTACAGGTATGTATTGGAGCAAAGTGATAAAGAATTGGTTTCAATTCATGACGAAATGAAATTTGTAAAAGATTATATTTTCCTTTCAAAAATGAGATTTAGAGAGGCTCTCATATTCCATTCGGCATTACCTCCTAAAAGCAATATACAGGTTGCCCCATTAGGGCTGCAAATGTTAGTTGAAAATGCCATCAAACACAACATCGTTGCTGATGATATGCCTCTGAAAATCAATATCAGTATTGAAGAAAGCTTTGTAGTGACAAATAACAACATTCAAACAAAAAACACAGTTATTTCAAACAAAAAAACACAAGGACTCGAAAATCTTAAAAAAAGATACACTTATTTATCTAACAAACCTGTACAAGTAATTGAATTGGATAGTGAATTTATTGTAAAACTGCCTATAATCAAGCTTTAA
- a CDS encoding rod shape-determining protein, with translation MGFFDFLTEEIAIDLGTANTLIIHNDKVVVDSPSIVARDRVTGKITHVGQEASLMQGKTHENIKTIRPLKDGVIADFDASEQMISMFIKNIPALKKKFFTPALRMVICIPSGITEVEMRAVKESAERVNGKEVYLIHEPMAAAIGIGVDIMQPKGNMVVDIGGGTTEIAVIALGGIVCDKSVKIAGDVFTNDIVYYMRTQHNLYVGERTAEKIKIQIGAATEDLELPPEDMSVQGRDLLTGKPKQVSISHREIAKALDKSILRIEDAVMETLSQTPPELAADIYNTGIYLAGGGSMLRGLDKRLSQKTDLPVYIAEDPLRAVVRGTGITLKNLPKYKSVLIK, from the coding sequence ATGGGCTTTTTTGACTTCTTAACCGAAGAAATTGCAATAGATTTAGGAACTGCAAACACACTTATTATTCATAACGACAAAGTTGTTGTTGATTCACCTTCTATTGTTGCACGAGATAGAGTTACAGGGAAAATAACTCATGTAGGTCAGGAAGCCAGTTTAATGCAAGGTAAAACGCATGAAAACATTAAAACAATTCGCCCGTTAAAAGATGGTGTAATTGCAGATTTTGACGCTTCAGAGCAAATGATAAGTATGTTTATTAAAAACATACCTGCTTTAAAAAAGAAATTTTTCACCCCAGCACTTCGTATGGTTATATGTATTCCTTCAGGAATTACAGAAGTAGAAATGCGTGCGGTAAAGGAAAGTGCAGAACGTGTTAATGGTAAAGAAGTTTATTTAATACATGAACCCATGGCAGCTGCTATTGGTATTGGCGTAGACATCATGCAACCCAAAGGAAACATGGTTGTGGATATAGGTGGTGGTACTACAGAAATTGCTGTTATTGCTCTTGGTGGTATTGTTTGTGATAAATCTGTGAAGATTGCGGGTGATGTTTTCACAAATGACATTGTTTACTACATGCGTACGCAACATAACTTATATGTTGGAGAACGTACTGCCGAAAAAATAAAAATACAAATAGGTGCTGCAACTGAAGATTTAGAATTACCTCCAGAAGATATGAGTGTTCAAGGACGTGATTTATTAACCGGTAAACCAAAACAAGTATCTATTTCGCATAGAGAAATAGCTAAAGCTTTAGATAAATCAATCTTAAGAATTGAGGATGCCGTTATGGAAACATTATCTCAAACACCGCCAGAATTAGCTGCAGACATATACAATACCGGAATTTATTTAGCAGGTGGAGGTTCTATGCTACGAGGTTTAGACAAGCGATTATCTCAAAAAACAGACCTTCCGGTTTACATAGCAGAAGATCCATTACGTGCCGTAGTAAGAGGTACTGGTATTACACTTAAAAATTTACCTAAATACAAAAGTGTATTGATAAAATAG
- the purH gene encoding bifunctional phosphoribosylaminoimidazolecarboxamide formyltransferase/IMP cyclohydrolase → MSNEKTIKSALISVFSKDGLEPIVNKLNEQGVTIYSTGGTQKFINDLGVEVVPVEDITSYPSILGGRVKTLHPKVFGGILNRQSHDGDVAELAEYKIPQIDVVIVDLYPFEKTVASGASTQDIIEKIDIGGISLIRAAAKNYADVICVSSVDDYAEFLDLISENNGAISEEDRKRFAGKAFNVSSHYDTAIFNYFNKDHNEAALKISETKGKVLRYGENPHQKGFFFGNFDELFTKLHGKELSYNNLLDVDAAVNLMAEFKNDAPTFAILKHNNACGLAQRNTLHQAYVDALAGDPVSAFGGVLISNTEIDVATAGDIHKLFCEVVIAPSFSAKALTILQGKKNRIILTLHDIELPKMNVRSCLNGVLLQDRNSVTDTIEGLTNVTNSNPNDSELEDLIFASKICKHTKSNTIVLAKNKQLCASGTGQTSRVDALEQAIHKANSFNFDLNGAAMASDAFFPFPDCVEIAKNAGITAVIQPGGSIKDQLSIDYCNENNLAMVFTGTRHFKH, encoded by the coding sequence ATGAGCAACGAAAAAACAATTAAATCTGCATTAATCTCAGTATTTAGTAAAGACGGATTAGAGCCTATCGTAAACAAATTAAATGAACAGGGTGTTACCATTTATTCTACCGGTGGTACTCAAAAATTTATAAACGATTTAGGTGTAGAGGTTGTTCCTGTTGAAGATATAACGTCTTATCCTTCTATTCTTGGTGGTCGTGTAAAAACATTACACCCTAAAGTTTTTGGAGGTATTTTAAACAGACAAAGTCATGATGGTGATGTTGCTGAGCTAGCTGAATATAAAATTCCTCAAATTGATGTTGTTATTGTTGATTTATATCCGTTTGAAAAAACAGTTGCTTCTGGTGCTAGTACACAAGATATTATTGAAAAAATAGACATAGGTGGTATTTCGTTAATTCGTGCTGCTGCTAAAAATTATGCAGATGTTATTTGTGTATCGTCTGTAGATGATTATGCTGAATTTTTAGACTTAATTTCTGAAAACAACGGCGCTATTTCTGAGGAAGACAGAAAACGTTTTGCCGGTAAAGCCTTTAATGTATCCTCACATTACGATACTGCTATTTTTAACTACTTCAACAAAGATCATAATGAAGCTGCTTTAAAAATCAGTGAAACTAAAGGTAAAGTATTACGTTATGGAGAAAACCCACACCAAAAAGGGTTTTTCTTTGGAAATTTTGATGAGTTGTTCACGAAACTTCATGGTAAAGAATTAAGTTATAACAATCTTTTAGATGTTGATGCTGCTGTGAATTTAATGGCAGAATTTAAAAATGATGCGCCTACATTTGCTATTTTAAAACATAATAATGCGTGTGGTTTAGCACAACGTAATACATTACACCAAGCCTATGTTGACGCTTTAGCAGGAGATCCTGTCTCTGCTTTTGGAGGTGTGCTAATTAGTAATACCGAAATTGACGTTGCTACAGCAGGCGACATTCATAAACTATTCTGTGAAGTTGTTATTGCGCCTTCTTTCTCTGCTAAAGCTTTAACTATTCTTCAAGGTAAAAAGAATAGAATCATACTAACGCTTCATGATATAGAATTACCAAAAATGAATGTTAGAAGTTGTTTAAATGGTGTGTTGCTTCAAGATAGAAATAGTGTAACAGATACTATAGAAGGTCTAACAAATGTTACAAATTCAAATCCTAATGATAGCGAGTTGGAAGATTTAATATTTGCTTCAAAAATTTGTAAGCACACAAAATCCAACACCATCGTATTAGCAAAAAACAAGCAATTATGTGCTAGTGGCACAGGACAAACAAGTCGTGTTGATGCTCTAGAACAAGCTATTCACAAAGCAAATTCATTTAATTTTGATTTAAACGGTGCTGCCATGGCAAGTGATGCTTTTTTCCCTTTCCCAGACTGTGTTGAAATTGCAAAAAATGCTGGTATTACTGCTGTTATTCAACCAGGTGGTTCTATAAAAGACCAATTAAGTATTGATTACTGTAATGAAAATAATCTGGCTATGGTATTTACAGGTACACGTCATTTTAAACACTAA
- a CDS encoding SUMF1/EgtB/PvdO family nonheme iron enzyme, producing MKNTALIILISILTITGSNSQQEVKFTENDSVPDFYRQYSSFTNPGEYAYLYKNLPDSLPELCKLIKSQFIHPYAELPKYSDSIPKERWKEAEKYPTVKSILEGLLSYDPQGLIENRKLGDRLILTCRQNAILLASILKYRGIPTRVRVGHATYLIPDFHVSHVICEVWNKNENRWMLVDPSMDMVDFSKDKFDFSNDAWLQLQQKEIDPNLFGIPGKYSGHLSIVAKINSDLAFILGTEYTVYQYSNMLKYAFENNNQLADEHIEILNSISKLMKTLDAKNLRKLQEIYDNTPEIHITRSFLSEQKPKNSTNENTVNQSISKPNIEFVDIPGGTFTMGSPTIEYGRKNDEIQHKVTVNSFKMSKYTITVEQYNLFCKATDKKKPWYGPYRHDNNSVTQITWYNAQAFAEWMGCRLPTEAEFEYATRANTITPFYTGDCLTTNQANFNGKKPYKNCEKGINRNKPIPVGSFSPNAFGLYDMHGNMLEWCSDWYGKYIIEDKLNPKGPETGTLKVARGGGWFEPTRNSRSACRGGGIPPGNRGAGISFRIVKDL from the coding sequence ATGAAAAATACAGCTTTAATTATTCTGATTTCGATCCTAACAATTACTGGGAGTAATTCTCAACAAGAAGTTAAATTTACAGAAAACGACTCTGTTCCAGACTTCTATCGTCAATATAGCTCTTTTACCAATCCAGGAGAATATGCATATTTGTACAAAAACCTCCCTGATTCTTTGCCTGAGCTTTGTAAATTAATCAAATCACAATTTATACACCCCTATGCGGAATTACCAAAGTATAGCGATTCAATTCCCAAAGAAAGATGGAAAGAAGCTGAAAAATATCCAACAGTAAAATCTATTTTAGAAGGACTTTTGTCATATGATCCACAAGGGTTAATAGAAAATCGAAAACTAGGAGACCGCTTGATATTAACTTGCAGACAAAATGCCATCTTACTGGCATCCATATTAAAATATCGTGGCATTCCGACCAGAGTCCGTGTAGGTCATGCCACATACTTAATACCTGATTTTCATGTAAGTCATGTCATCTGTGAAGTATGGAATAAAAATGAAAACAGATGGATGCTTGTAGATCCTAGTATGGATATGGTCGATTTTAGCAAAGATAAATTTGATTTTAGTAATGATGCCTGGCTACAATTACAACAAAAAGAAATAGATCCAAACTTATTTGGTATTCCAGGAAAGTATTCCGGACATCTTTCAATAGTAGCAAAAATTAATTCAGATTTGGCATTCATATTGGGAACCGAATATACGGTCTATCAATATTCTAATATGCTAAAATATGCTTTTGAAAACAACAACCAGTTGGCTGATGAGCATATTGAAATTTTAAATAGCATTAGTAAATTAATGAAAACACTTGATGCAAAAAACCTAAGAAAATTACAAGAAATATACGATAATACACCCGAAATACATATTACAAGGTCGTTTTTAAGTGAACAAAAGCCTAAAAATTCGACGAATGAAAATACCGTAAATCAATCTATTAGTAAGCCTAATATTGAGTTTGTAGATATACCAGGAGGAACATTTACTATGGGAAGCCCTACAATTGAATATGGCAGAAAAAATGATGAAATACAACACAAAGTAACTGTAAATTCGTTTAAAATGAGTAAGTATACTATCACTGTTGAACAATATAATTTATTTTGCAAGGCTACAGACAAAAAAAAGCCATGGTATGGACCATATAGGCACGATAATAATTCTGTAACACAAATAACTTGGTATAACGCCCAGGCATTTGCCGAATGGATGGGATGCAGGTTGCCAACTGAAGCAGAATTTGAATATGCTACCCGCGCAAATACAATCACCCCTTTTTATACAGGCGATTGTCTAACAACAAATCAGGCAAATTTTAATGGCAAAAAACCTTATAAAAATTGTGAAAAAGGCATAAATAGAAATAAACCAATACCTGTAGGTAGTTTTTCTCCTAATGCCTTTGGATTATATGATATGCACGGTAATATGTTGGAATGGTGTAGTGACTGGTATGGTAAATATATTATTGAAGACAAATTGAATCCTAAAGGACCAGAAACCGGCACACTGAAAGTAGCTCGTGGTGGTGGCTGGTTTGAACCAACAAGGAATAGTCGATCAGCTTGTCGCGGAGGAGGTATTCCTCCAGGAAACAGAGGTGCTGGAATTAGTTTTAGGATAGTTAAAGACCTGTAA
- a CDS encoding GAF domain-containing protein — MIFEDLKPQVETIVLNTERTVDERLLSICELLENHIDYYNWVGFYFRNGNKEELHLGPYVGAPTDHTVIPFGKGICGQVAVSNENFVVPDVAAQDNYIACSITVKAEIVIPIFVNGENIGQIDIDSNTPDPFTEADERFLEFVCAQVATILS; from the coding sequence ATGATTTTTGAAGACCTAAAACCTCAAGTAGAAACTATTGTTTTAAACACAGAAAGAACTGTAGACGAACGCCTTTTAAGTATTTGCGAACTCCTTGAAAACCATATAGATTATTATAATTGGGTGGGGTTTTATTTTAGAAATGGTAATAAAGAAGAGTTACATTTAGGCCCTTATGTGGGAGCTCCTACAGACCATACTGTAATTCCTTTTGGTAAAGGTATTTGCGGACAAGTAGCAGTTAGCAATGAAAATTTTGTAGTGCCAGATGTAGCGGCTCAAGATAATTATATTGCTTGCAGTATTACTGTTAAAGCCGAAATTGTTATTCCAATTTTCGTAAATGGTGAAAACATTGGCCAAATAGATATCGACTCCAATACTCCAGACCCTTTTACTGAAGCAGATGAACGTTTTTTAGAGTTTGTTTGCGCTCAAGTGGCTACGATTCTTTCTTAA
- a CDS encoding LytR/AlgR family response regulator transcription factor, whose protein sequence is MNCLIIEDEKVAAERLSGLIRKYDSSIEILNTIQSVKNTVKWLNENPTADLIFMDIQLADGLSFEIFEQTIVKTPVIFTTAYDEYALKAFKVNSIDYLLKPIDQSELNSAIEKYKENISSREIPTHVFDNILHSLTKNYKNKFVIKVGEHIKVFKINDVQCFYSMEKYSFLQTNAGRDYAISYSLDQLESLLDPVKFFRINRKFLVSFSAISDIISYSSSRLLVKLNSNKSKDLIVSREKVHDFKKWLES, encoded by the coding sequence ATGAATTGTTTAATTATCGAAGACGAGAAAGTAGCAGCCGAAAGATTATCAGGGTTAATTAGGAAATATGATTCATCTATTGAAATCCTGAACACCATCCAGTCGGTTAAAAATACTGTTAAATGGTTAAATGAAAATCCGACAGCCGATTTAATTTTTATGGATATTCAACTGGCTGATGGTTTAAGCTTTGAGATATTTGAACAAACCATTGTGAAAACACCAGTAATTTTCACTACAGCTTATGATGAGTATGCTCTTAAAGCATTTAAAGTAAATAGCATTGATTATTTATTGAAGCCAATTGATCAAAGTGAATTGAATAGTGCAATTGAAAAATACAAAGAAAATATTTCATCTAGAGAAATACCTACACATGTATTTGATAATATTTTACATTCACTTACCAAGAATTATAAAAATAAATTTGTGATTAAAGTCGGTGAGCACATTAAAGTTTTTAAAATTAATGATGTGCAATGTTTTTACAGCATGGAAAAATATTCATTTCTTCAAACTAATGCAGGACGTGACTATGCTATCAGTTATTCACTTGACCAATTGGAAAGTTTATTAGATCCTGTCAAATTTTTCAGAATCAACCGTAAATTCTTAGTTTCATTTTCAGCTATTTCCGATATTATAAGCTATTCCAGTAGCCGATTGTTAGTCAAGCTTAATTCAAACAAATCCAAAGATTTAATAGTTAGTCGTGAAAAAGTACACGATTTTAAAAAATGGCTGGAGAGTTGA